Proteins from a genomic interval of Kitasatospora herbaricolor:
- a CDS encoding spherulation-specific family 4 protein has product MTAGSAHDGRLLVPLYVHPAVDPAAWRAVAAAGPARVAGVVINIADGPGDAFDNVFAAGAEEVRAAGIPLLAYSDTDYGRRPHADVVGDLLTYRQWYTPDGVYFDQVAGHAGALPHYRRLATAARAAGCGTVVFGHGDHPEPGYAEIGLADLLVTFEGDWETYREMTLPLWTGRHAAAHFCHLVYDVPAEAAAEAAALITARRAGVGCAVPGSGDNPWSTLPFELSALQTQG; this is encoded by the coding sequence ATGACCGCCGGCTCCGCCCACGACGGCCGCCTGCTGGTGCCGCTGTACGTCCACCCCGCGGTGGACCCGGCGGCCTGGCGGGCGGTCGCCGCCGCCGGCCCCGCCCGGGTCGCCGGCGTCGTGATCAACATCGCCGACGGCCCCGGTGACGCCTTCGACAACGTCTTCGCGGCCGGCGCCGAGGAGGTGCGCGCGGCCGGCATACCGCTGCTCGCCTACTCGGACACCGACTACGGCCGCCGGCCCCACGCGGACGTGGTCGGGGACCTGCTGACCTATCGTCAGTGGTACACCCCCGACGGCGTCTACTTCGACCAGGTCGCCGGTCACGCCGGCGCCCTGCCGCACTACCGCCGGCTGGCCACCGCCGCCCGCGCGGCGGGCTGCGGCACCGTCGTCTTCGGCCATGGCGACCACCCCGAACCCGGTTACGCCGAGATCGGGCTGGCCGATCTGCTGGTCACCTTCGAGGGTGACTGGGAGACGTACCGCGAGATGACCCTGCCGCTGTGGACGGGCCGTCACGCCGCGGCCCACTTCTGCCACCTGGTGTACGACGTGCCGGCCGAGGCCGCCGCCGAGGCCGCGGCGCTGATCACCGCGCGAAGAGCGGGCGTCGGCTGCGCGGTCCCCGGCAGCGGGGACAACCCGTGGTCGACCCTGCCGTTCGAGCTGTCGGCGCTCCAGACCCAGGGCTGA
- a CDS encoding NAD-dependent epimerase/dehydratase family protein, producing MRILLLGADGFLGRHAADALRGLPGATVLTGGRRAAHDLPVDLATAQADVLAEQLRQLAVDAVVNFAGAVAGSAVKLAEVNARGPAVLCEALREGVPQARLVHIGSAGEYGACENGTSLSESAQPRPVGVYGATKLAGSLAVAGSGLDAVVLRVFNPVGPGAPAGSLPGRLAAELRRAGPDGVVEVGDLSAYRDFVDARDIARAVALAVTAAGPLPRVINLAGGVARPVRAIADGLVAAAAFAGRIDESGAGSERSAAVSWQQADISLAAQELGWKPETGLDDTLRDLWLSTEPDPVAA from the coding sequence GTGAGAATACTGCTGCTCGGCGCCGACGGCTTCCTCGGCCGGCACGCCGCCGACGCCCTGCGCGGGCTGCCCGGTGCCACGGTGCTCACCGGTGGCCGCCGGGCCGCCCACGACCTGCCGGTCGACCTCGCGACGGCGCAGGCCGACGTGCTGGCCGAGCAGCTCCGGCAGCTCGCGGTCGACGCGGTGGTCAACTTCGCCGGCGCGGTGGCCGGCAGCGCCGTCAAGCTCGCCGAGGTCAACGCCCGTGGCCCGGCCGTGCTCTGCGAGGCGCTCCGGGAGGGCGTCCCGCAGGCCCGGCTGGTGCACATCGGCTCGGCCGGCGAGTACGGCGCCTGCGAGAACGGCACCTCGCTCAGCGAGTCCGCGCAGCCGCGTCCGGTCGGGGTGTACGGCGCCACCAAGCTGGCCGGCAGCCTGGCGGTGGCCGGCTCCGGGCTGGACGCGGTGGTCCTGCGGGTCTTCAACCCGGTCGGGCCCGGAGCGCCGGCCGGCTCGCTGCCCGGGCGGCTCGCCGCCGAGCTGCGCCGGGCCGGCCCGGACGGCGTGGTGGAGGTCGGCGACCTCTCCGCGTACCGGGACTTCGTCGACGCCCGGGACATCGCCCGGGCGGTCGCGCTGGCCGTCACGGCGGCCGGCCCGCTGCCCCGGGTGATCAACCTGGCCGGCGGCGTGGCCCGCCCGGTGCGGGCGATCGCGGACGGGCTGGTGGCCGCGGCCGCCTTCGCCGGCCGGATCGACGAGAGCGGTGCGGGTTCGGAGCGGTCCGCCGCCGTCTCCTGGCAGCAGGCCGACATCTCCCTCGCCGCCCAGGAGCTGGGCTGGAAGCCGGAGACCGGTCTCGACGACACCCTGCGTGACCTGTGGCTGAGCACCGAGCCGGACCCGGTCGCCGCATGA
- a CDS encoding aldo/keto reductase → MTENHSDSRPGVTLGTSDLTVFPLSLGGNVFGWTADEAQSFAVLDAFAAGGGNFIDTADVYSAWVPGNTGGESETIIGNWLRSRGNRDDIVVATKVGAHPGSTGLKAHTIKSATEESLRRLGVERIDLLYTHRDDTETPVEEFVTALDELVKEGKVREIAASNISAERLTEALEFSAREGLARYVAVQPHYNLVSRATYEGPLAEVVAAHGLSSVPYFALASGFLTGKYRPGGADVDSARAQGAARYLDDPRGPKVLTALDAVAAAHGTEPATVALAWLASRPTVAAPIASARTVEQLPPLLAAASLRLAPEELALLDEASA, encoded by the coding sequence ATGACCGAAAACCACAGTGACTCCCGCCCCGGTGTGACGCTCGGCACCTCCGACCTCACGGTGTTCCCGCTGTCGCTCGGCGGCAACGTCTTCGGCTGGACCGCGGACGAGGCGCAGTCCTTCGCGGTGCTGGACGCGTTCGCCGCCGGCGGCGGCAACTTCATCGACACCGCGGACGTCTACTCGGCCTGGGTGCCGGGCAACACGGGCGGCGAGTCGGAGACCATCATCGGCAACTGGCTGCGCAGCCGGGGCAACCGGGACGACATCGTGGTCGCCACCAAGGTCGGCGCGCACCCCGGGTCGACCGGCCTGAAGGCACACACCATCAAGTCCGCCACCGAGGAGTCGCTGCGCCGCCTCGGCGTGGAGCGGATCGACCTGCTCTACACCCACCGGGACGACACAGAGACCCCGGTGGAGGAGTTCGTCACCGCGCTCGACGAGCTGGTCAAGGAGGGCAAGGTCCGCGAGATAGCCGCCTCCAACATCAGCGCCGAGCGGCTCACCGAGGCCCTGGAGTTCTCCGCCCGGGAAGGCCTGGCCCGGTACGTGGCCGTCCAGCCGCACTACAACCTGGTCTCCCGCGCCACCTACGAGGGGCCGCTCGCCGAGGTCGTCGCCGCGCACGGACTCTCCTCGGTGCCCTACTTCGCCCTGGCCTCCGGCTTCCTGACCGGCAAGTACCGGCCCGGCGGCGCCGACGTGGACAGCGCCCGGGCGCAGGGCGCCGCCCGCTACCTGGACGACCCGCGCGGCCCGAAGGTGCTGACCGCCCTCGACGCGGTCGCGGCCGCCCACGGCACCGAGCCGGCGACCGTCGCGCTGGCCTGGCTGGCGTCCCGCCCGACGGTGGCGGCGCCGATCGCCAGCGCCCGGACGGTCGAGCAGCTGCCGCCGCTGCTTGCCGCCGCCTCCCTGCGGCTCGCCCCGGAGGAGCTGGCCCTGCTGGACGAGGCCTCGGCCTGA
- a CDS encoding endo alpha-1,4 polygalactosaminidase, which produces MTRRSRPLLAAIALTTALLASSCSSSDDGDDDTSADATGSGSPVATAPAVPQPATPSDTPTDTGSTGPGATSPAPATPAPGTPPAPGTPRPTGQPPAPGPAGAVWQPKPGVTWQWQLGGTLDQSVDVPVYDIDGFEHDASVVASLHAKGRKVICYINAGSWEDFRPDATAFSKSMQGSGNGWQGEKWFDIRQIDKLKPLMATRFDMCKAKGFDAVEPDLLDAYINKTGFPLTADDQLKYNRMIAGLAHERGMAVALKNDLDQIPALVGDFDFAVNEQCAEFSECDKLSPFIKAGKAVLHVEYKVPTSKFCGQAKALGLSSMEKHLELDAWRQPC; this is translated from the coding sequence GTGACCCGCCGTTCCAGGCCACTGCTGGCCGCCATCGCCCTGACCACCGCCCTGCTGGCAAGCTCCTGCAGCAGCTCGGACGACGGCGACGACGACACCTCCGCCGACGCGACGGGCTCCGGATCGCCGGTGGCCACCGCCCCGGCGGTCCCCCAGCCGGCCACCCCTTCGGACACCCCGACGGACACCGGCTCCACAGGCCCGGGCGCGACCTCGCCCGCACCGGCCACCCCGGCACCCGGGACGCCCCCGGCACCCGGCACCCCCCGGCCCACCGGTCAGCCGCCCGCCCCCGGCCCAGCCGGCGCGGTGTGGCAACCGAAGCCCGGCGTCACCTGGCAGTGGCAGCTCGGCGGCACCCTCGACCAGTCGGTGGACGTACCGGTGTACGACATCGACGGCTTCGAGCACGACGCCTCGGTGGTCGCCTCGCTGCACGCCAAGGGCCGCAAGGTGATCTGCTACATCAACGCCGGCTCCTGGGAGGACTTCCGCCCGGACGCCACCGCCTTCTCCAAGAGCATGCAGGGCTCGGGGAACGGCTGGCAGGGCGAGAAGTGGTTCGACATCCGGCAGATCGACAAGCTGAAGCCGCTGATGGCGACCCGCTTCGACATGTGCAAGGCGAAGGGCTTCGACGCCGTCGAGCCCGACCTGCTCGACGCCTACATCAACAAGACCGGTTTCCCGCTGACCGCGGACGACCAGCTGAAGTACAACCGCATGATCGCCGGCCTGGCGCACGAGCGCGGCATGGCGGTGGCCCTGAAGAACGACCTCGACCAGATCCCCGCCCTGGTCGGTGACTTCGACTTCGCGGTGAACGAGCAGTGCGCGGAGTTCAGCGAGTGCGACAAGCTCAGCCCGTTCATCAAGGCGGGCAAGGCCGTGCTGCACGTCGAGTACAAGGTGCCGACGAGCAAGTTCTGCGGGCAGGCGAAGGCCCTGGGCCTCAGCTCGATGGAGAAGCACCTGGAGCTGGACGCCTGGCGCCAGCCCTGCTGA
- a CDS encoding RNA polymerase sigma factor SigF: MHSAPEKPQPLRTAQPLQAAQPLRTTQGAQTVQPLQVSQALQVSQAVRTGSAGRSEPDDDPLEEPAPRPSPDEAVAAVFGPAGELRPGGRRPAVDVRTLTRVLFERLAELPPDAPERRRVRAALIEVNIPLVRYAATRFRSRNEPMEDVVQVGTIGLINAIDRFDPSRGVQFPTYALPTILGEIKRYFRDNVRTMHVPRRLQELWVQVSGAMEELTVTHGRAPKVPEIAASLRIPEEDVRACLDAGRAYNAASLEAAQEHEGGLALLDRLGYEDSALAEVEHRDMVRHLLVQLPERERRIIMLRFFANLTQSQISNELGMSQMHVSRLLSRILTRLRTGNSWED; this comes from the coding sequence GTGCACTCGGCGCCCGAGAAGCCCCAGCCCCTCCGGACCGCCCAGCCCCTCCAGGCCGCCCAGCCCCTCCGGACCACCCAGGGCGCCCAGACCGTCCAGCCCCTCCAGGTCTCACAGGCCCTCCAGGTCTCGCAGGCCGTCAGGACGGGCTCCGCCGGCCGGTCCGAGCCCGACGACGACCCCCTTGAGGAGCCCGCGCCCAGGCCCTCGCCGGACGAGGCGGTCGCGGCGGTCTTCGGACCGGCCGGCGAGCTCAGGCCCGGCGGCCGGCGGCCGGCCGTGGACGTCCGGACGCTGACCCGGGTGCTCTTCGAGCGGCTCGCCGAGCTGCCCCCGGACGCCCCCGAGCGCCGGCGGGTGCGGGCCGCCCTGATCGAGGTCAACATCCCGCTGGTGCGCTACGCCGCGACCAGGTTCCGCAGCCGCAACGAGCCGATGGAGGACGTCGTCCAGGTCGGCACCATCGGGCTGATCAACGCGATCGACCGGTTCGACCCGAGCCGGGGGGTGCAGTTCCCGACGTACGCGCTGCCGACCATCCTCGGCGAGATCAAGCGGTACTTCCGCGACAACGTCCGCACCATGCACGTGCCGCGCCGGCTCCAGGAGCTGTGGGTGCAGGTCAGCGGTGCCATGGAGGAGCTGACGGTCACCCACGGGCGGGCGCCGAAGGTCCCCGAGATCGCGGCCAGCCTGCGGATCCCGGAGGAGGACGTCCGGGCCTGCCTGGACGCCGGGCGGGCGTACAACGCCGCCTCGCTGGAGGCGGCGCAGGAGCACGAGGGCGGCCTGGCGCTGCTCGACCGGCTCGGCTACGAGGACTCCGCACTGGCCGAGGTCGAGCACCGCGACATGGTGCGGCACCTGCTGGTGCAGCTCCCCGAGCGCGAGCGGCGGATCATCATGCTGCGATTCTTCGCCAATCTGACGCAGTCGCAGATCAGCAATGAGCTGGGCATGTCACAGATGCACGTGTCCCGGCTGCTGTCCCGGATCCTGACGAGGCTTCGGACCGGCAATTCCTGGGAAGACTGA
- a CDS encoding tyrosine-protein phosphatase translates to MTDQQTETAAPGAAGRAADVLPGGPLTDLAAARSLGLRGAVNARDLGGYRTADGRVLRHGVALRSDGLNRLTDEDLDVLVGYGLRQVVDLRSLDEVREAGPDRVPGLPVAEIAAAELSATPITVGRTAPDGVTLHHLPVFAADFDIYVALRDALADRSPEKQRALLGDGRAAAMMVGLYRWFVTDPVARERFATVLRLLAAPDGAPLLFHCSAGKDRTGWTAAILLTALGVDRDTVFTDYLLTNERSAAIIEHIVDSFGTRGLMQEPRLLLPVFRADRAYLEAAFEEVAAGWASFEEFWQDGLGLDDEVLAGLRANLLVG, encoded by the coding sequence GTGACAGATCAGCAGACCGAGACCGCAGCCCCCGGCGCAGCCGGCCGTGCCGCCGACGTCCTGCCCGGCGGGCCGCTCACCGACCTCGCGGCCGCCCGCAGTCTCGGCCTGCGCGGGGCCGTCAACGCCCGCGACCTCGGCGGGTACCGGACGGCCGACGGCCGGGTGCTGCGGCACGGCGTCGCGCTGCGCAGCGACGGCCTCAACCGGCTCACCGACGAGGACCTCGACGTGCTCGTCGGGTACGGCCTGCGCCAGGTCGTCGACCTGCGCAGCCTCGACGAGGTCCGCGAGGCGGGCCCGGACCGGGTCCCCGGCCTGCCGGTCGCCGAGATCGCCGCCGCCGAGCTCTCCGCCACCCCGATCACCGTCGGGCGCACCGCCCCCGACGGCGTCACCCTGCACCACCTGCCCGTCTTCGCAGCCGACTTCGACATCTACGTCGCCCTGCGGGACGCCCTGGCGGACCGCAGTCCCGAGAAGCAGCGCGCGCTGCTCGGCGACGGCCGGGCGGCCGCGATGATGGTCGGCCTCTACCGCTGGTTCGTCACCGACCCGGTCGCCCGGGAGCGGTTCGCCACCGTGCTGCGCCTGTTGGCCGCGCCGGACGGCGCACCGCTGCTCTTCCACTGCTCGGCCGGCAAGGACCGGACCGGCTGGACGGCCGCGATCCTGCTCACCGCGCTCGGGGTGGACCGCGACACCGTCTTCACGGACTACCTGCTGACCAACGAGCGGTCGGCCGCGATCATCGAGCACATCGTCGACAGCTTCGGCACCCGGGGGCTGATGCAGGAGCCGCGGCTGCTGCTGCCGGTCTTCCGGGCCGACCGCGCCTACCTGGAGGCCGCCTTCGAGGAGGTCGCCGCCGGCTGGGCGTCGTTCGAGGAGTTCTGGCAGGACGGCCTGGGTCTGGACGACGAGGTGCTGGCCGGCCTGCGGGCCAACCTGCTGGTCGGCTGA
- the pelF gene encoding GT4 family glycosyltransferase PelF, producing the protein MRVTLLTEGTYPHQHGGVSVWCDQLVQGMPDVDFDIVAVTGTGHEPLAWELPANVRSVTTAPLWGPASGAKPPRRKELRRFLDAYERFLHSILDPVYTTHFGTELYGFADLARRGLLSPALRSEPALRTLQRVWTRDYLPTAVSRPTLHDALNATDLLEHALRPLSVEPPQDGVAHAASGGLATLPGLIASQQFGVPFLLTEHGIYLRERYLGYRTGPYRWPVKALLLGFYRMLAEESYRRAALVTPGNRYNRRWEERGGTPSAHIRTVYNGVDPAAFPPAGPEPETPTLSWAGRVDPIKDLETLIRAFAIVLKEMPEAKLRLFGGTPKGGEGYRDGCIALAAELGIADSVVFEGRVADITDAYAAGNVVMLSSISEGFPFTLIEAMSCGRSTVSTDVGGVREAVGDTGLVVPPREPEPMAAAALELLRDPERRARLGEQARLRVIEQFTLRQNIDGFRNIYTELLGTARWLPEGVVAVGADGPELPQEHAGTAAGRPVTSWGRRAEKLQEAR; encoded by the coding sequence ATGCGCGTCACCCTGCTCACCGAGGGGACGTATCCGCACCAGCACGGGGGCGTGAGTGTCTGGTGCGACCAGCTCGTCCAGGGCATGCCGGACGTCGATTTCGACATCGTCGCGGTGACCGGCACCGGCCACGAGCCGCTCGCCTGGGAACTGCCCGCCAACGTGCGGTCGGTGACCACCGCACCGCTCTGGGGCCCGGCCTCGGGTGCCAAGCCTCCGCGCCGCAAGGAGCTGCGGAGATTCCTCGACGCGTACGAGCGCTTCCTGCACTCCATCCTCGACCCGGTCTACACCACCCACTTCGGCACGGAGCTGTACGGCTTCGCCGACCTCGCCCGGCGCGGCCTGCTCAGCCCGGCGCTGCGCAGCGAGCCCGCCCTGCGCACCCTCCAGCGCGTCTGGACCCGTGACTACCTGCCGACCGCCGTCTCCCGGCCCACCCTCCACGACGCCCTCAACGCGACCGACCTGCTGGAGCACGCCCTGCGGCCGCTCTCGGTCGAGCCGCCGCAGGACGGCGTCGCGCACGCGGCCAGCGGCGGCCTGGCGACCCTGCCCGGCCTGATCGCCTCCCAGCAGTTCGGCGTACCGTTCCTGCTCACCGAGCACGGCATCTACCTGCGCGAGCGCTACCTCGGCTACCGCACCGGCCCGTACCGCTGGCCGGTCAAGGCGCTGCTGCTGGGCTTCTACCGGATGCTCGCCGAGGAGAGCTACCGGCGGGCGGCGCTGGTCACCCCCGGCAACCGGTACAACCGGCGCTGGGAGGAGCGCGGCGGCACGCCGTCCGCGCACATCCGCACCGTGTACAACGGCGTCGACCCGGCGGCCTTCCCGCCCGCCGGGCCCGAGCCGGAGACCCCCACCCTCAGCTGGGCCGGCCGGGTCGACCCGATCAAGGACCTGGAGACGCTGATCCGGGCCTTCGCCATCGTCCTCAAGGAGATGCCGGAGGCCAAGCTGCGGCTGTTCGGCGGCACCCCCAAGGGCGGCGAGGGCTACCGCGACGGCTGCATAGCCCTGGCCGCCGAACTCGGCATCGCCGACTCGGTGGTGTTCGAGGGCCGGGTCGCCGACATCACCGACGCCTACGCGGCCGGGAACGTGGTGATGCTCTCCAGCATCAGCGAGGGCTTCCCGTTCACCCTGATCGAGGCGATGTCCTGCGGCCGCTCCACCGTCTCCACCGATGTGGGCGGCGTCCGCGAGGCCGTCGGCGACACCGGCCTGGTCGTCCCGCCGCGGGAGCCCGAGCCGATGGCCGCCGCCGCCCTGGAGCTGCTGCGCGACCCGGAGCGGCGGGCCCGGCTCGGCGAGCAGGCCCGGCTGCGGGTGATCGAGCAGTTCACCCTGCGCCAGAACATCGACGGCTTCCGGAACATCTACACCGAGCTGCTCGGCACCGCCCGCTGGCTGCCCGAGGGCGTCGTCGCCGTCGGCGCCGACGGCCCGGAACTCCCGCAGGAGCACGCCGGCACCGCCGCCGGCCGCCCCGTCACCAGCTGGGGCCGGCGCGCCGAGAAGCTGCAGGAGGCCCGATGA
- a CDS encoding Dabb family protein: MIRHLVLFKLDEGVTKDDERALAGAKAFEELGSLIPELREWECAWNITDRDIAYDYAINSLVEDRAALQAYIAHPAHQAAAGQWREFATWVIADIEV; encoded by the coding sequence ATGATCCGGCACCTGGTCCTTTTCAAGCTCGACGAAGGCGTCACCAAGGACGACGAGCGCGCACTCGCCGGCGCCAAGGCCTTCGAGGAGCTCGGCTCGCTGATCCCCGAACTCCGTGAGTGGGAGTGCGCCTGGAACATCACCGACCGCGACATCGCCTACGACTACGCGATCAACAGTCTGGTCGAGGACCGCGCGGCGCTGCAGGCCTACATCGCCCATCCGGCCCACCAGGCCGCCGCCGGGCAGTGGCGGGAGTTCGCCACCTGGGTGATTGCCGACATCGAGGTCTGA
- a CDS encoding RNA polymerase sigma factor SigF translates to MSGELGTAEIHGAVTVVDQIPVQGARRQAAPAPAPDTVDTPGTPDTPAAPVAAAAPAAPATPALDTRTLSRALFLRLATLEAGSAEHTYVRDTLIELNLPLVRYASARFRSRNEPMEDIVQVGTIGLIKAIDRFDPERGVEFPTFAMPTVVGEIKRFFRDTSWSVRVPRRLQELRLALTKAGDELAQKLDRSPTVAELAVCLGVSEEDVVEGLAVGNAYTASSLDSSPGEEDGDGPLAERLGYEDLALEGVEYRESLKPLLAKLPPRERRIIMLRFFGNLTQSQIGEEIGISQMHVSRLLTKTLTQLREGLISEA, encoded by the coding sequence ATGTCCGGAGAGCTGGGCACTGCTGAGATCCACGGCGCCGTCACGGTCGTCGACCAGATCCCTGTCCAGGGGGCCCGGCGGCAGGCCGCGCCGGCGCCCGCGCCGGACACTGTCGACACGCCCGGCACGCCCGACACACCGGCCGCGCCCGTCGCGGCCGCAGCGCCCGCCGCACCGGCGACGCCGGCCCTGGACACCCGCACCCTCTCGCGGGCACTGTTCCTGCGGCTGGCCACCCTGGAGGCGGGCAGCGCGGAGCACACGTACGTCCGCGACACGCTGATCGAGCTCAACCTGCCGCTGGTCCGGTACGCCTCCGCGCGCTTCCGCAGCCGCAACGAGCCGATGGAGGACATCGTCCAGGTCGGCACGATCGGGCTGATCAAGGCGATCGACCGGTTCGACCCGGAGCGCGGGGTCGAGTTCCCGACCTTCGCGATGCCCACCGTGGTCGGCGAGATCAAGCGGTTCTTCCGCGACACCAGCTGGTCGGTCCGGGTGCCCCGGCGGCTGCAGGAGCTGCGCCTGGCGCTCACGAAGGCCGGCGACGAGCTGGCCCAGAAGCTGGACCGCTCCCCCACCGTCGCCGAGCTGGCCGTCTGCCTGGGCGTCAGCGAGGAGGACGTGGTCGAGGGCCTGGCGGTGGGCAACGCGTACACCGCGAGCTCGCTCGACTCCAGCCCCGGCGAGGAGGACGGCGACGGGCCGCTGGCCGAGCGCCTCGGCTACGAGGACCTCGCCCTGGAGGGCGTGGAGTACCGGGAGTCGCTGAAGCCGCTGCTGGCGAAGCTGCCGCCGCGGGAGCGCCGGATCATCATGCTCAGGTTCTTCGGGAACCTGACCCAGTCGCAGATCGGCGAGGAGATCGGCATCTCGCAGATGCACGTCTCCCGGCTGCTCACCAAGACCCTCACCCAGCTGCGCGAGGGCCTGATCAGCGAGGCCTGA
- a CDS encoding C40 family peptidase, with the protein MKIATAPAAADPALAGFVESRGSVAAPAGCGCLSCAARVRTPARAARSGDSRIHRTVRGTCLATTVVAGAGVVALTAGTGAAHAAPAPVKQGWDGSKYWFKGVGGEWRYTSHDDVYLNRTGAKPVAQAAQAQGTAPKSTPPRATAPKSADGASGTGPRQGWDGSKYWFRSVSGEWRYTSHYDVYLSRVGEGVASGPAAVPQSQAPQAQAPEYDGPDPAQETDRGGVETAVAYALAQVGKPYVWGGNGPGGFDCSGLVQQAYRQAGVSLPRVANDQYAATTPIGAGDLRRGDLLFWSDSGRASAIHHVGIYLGGGRFVEAPRPGRNVRVSTLGSGFRPTHFGRP; encoded by the coding sequence ATGAAGATAGCCACCGCACCCGCCGCCGCCGATCCGGCGCTGGCGGGGTTCGTGGAGAGCCGTGGCAGCGTTGCCGCGCCGGCGGGCTGCGGCTGCCTCAGCTGCGCCGCCCGGGTGCGTACGCCCGCCCGGGCCGCGCGGTCCGGGGACAGCCGAATACACCGCACGGTCCGCGGCACCTGCCTGGCGACCACCGTGGTGGCCGGCGCCGGCGTGGTCGCCCTGACCGCCGGCACCGGGGCGGCGCACGCAGCACCTGCTCCGGTGAAGCAGGGCTGGGACGGTTCGAAGTACTGGTTCAAGGGCGTGGGCGGCGAGTGGCGGTACACCAGCCACGACGACGTCTACCTGAACCGGACGGGCGCCAAGCCGGTCGCCCAGGCCGCTCAGGCCCAGGGCACCGCACCGAAGAGCACCCCGCCGAGGGCCACCGCGCCGAAGAGCGCCGACGGTGCGAGCGGTACGGGTCCGCGGCAGGGCTGGGACGGTTCGAAGTACTGGTTCCGGAGCGTCAGCGGCGAGTGGCGGTACACCAGCCACTACGACGTCTACCTCAGCCGCGTCGGCGAGGGCGTCGCGTCCGGCCCGGCCGCCGTCCCGCAGTCGCAGGCCCCGCAGGCGCAGGCCCCGGAGTACGACGGGCCGGACCCGGCCCAGGAGACGGACCGGGGCGGCGTCGAGACGGCCGTCGCCTACGCGCTGGCGCAGGTGGGCAAGCCGTACGTCTGGGGCGGCAACGGCCCGGGCGGCTTCGACTGCTCCGGGCTGGTGCAGCAGGCCTACCGCCAGGCCGGCGTCAGCCTCCCGCGGGTCGCCAACGACCAGTACGCGGCCACCACCCCGATCGGCGCGGGCGACCTGCGCCGGGGCGACCTGCTCTTCTGGTCGGACAGCGGCCGGGCCTCCGCCATCCACCACGTCGGGATCTACCTGGGCGGCGGCCGGTTCGTCGAGGCGCCGCGACCCGGCAGGAACGTCCGGGTCTCCACCCTCGGCAGCGGCTTCCGACCGACCCACTTCGGGCGGCCGTAG
- a CDS encoding SDR family NAD(P)-dependent oxidoreductase: MSTVAVTGAEGFIGSHLVETLVADGHQVRAMVQYNSFSSFGWLETLDREVLDSVEIVLGDVRDPGSVNGLVKGTEAVYHLAALIAIPYSYRAPHSYIETNVTGTLNVLEAVRHLEIPRLVHTSTSETYGTAQTVPITEDHPINTQSPYAASKAGGDRLADSYHASFETPVVTLRPFNTFGPRQSMRAVIPTVIAQLAAGETVITLGDLRPTRDFTFVKDTAAAFRTVGTAPAETVVGKTFNAGTGGEISVGDLVTLVGKLMGVDVTVKEDEQRIRPANSEVMRLVADATRLRTATGWAPGHSLEQGLEQTIEFFRDPANLSRYKTDLYNV, encoded by the coding sequence ATGAGCACCGTCGCCGTCACCGGAGCCGAGGGCTTCATCGGCTCCCACCTCGTCGAGACCCTGGTCGCCGACGGCCACCAGGTCCGCGCGATGGTCCAGTACAACTCCTTCTCCTCCTTCGGCTGGCTGGAGACCCTCGACCGCGAGGTGCTCGACTCGGTCGAGATCGTCCTCGGCGACGTCCGCGACCCGGGCTCGGTCAACGGCCTGGTCAAGGGCACCGAGGCGGTCTACCACCTGGCCGCCCTGATCGCGATCCCGTACTCCTACCGGGCACCGCACTCGTACATCGAGACCAACGTCACCGGCACCCTCAACGTCCTGGAGGCCGTGCGCCACCTGGAGATCCCGCGCCTGGTGCACACCTCGACCAGCGAGACCTACGGCACCGCGCAGACCGTGCCGATCACCGAGGACCACCCGATCAACACGCAGTCCCCCTACGCGGCCTCCAAGGCCGGCGGGGACCGCCTCGCGGACAGCTACCACGCGAGCTTCGAGACCCCGGTCGTCACGCTGCGCCCGTTCAACACCTTCGGCCCGCGCCAGTCGATGCGCGCCGTCATCCCGACCGTGATCGCCCAGCTCGCCGCCGGCGAGACCGTGATCACCCTCGGCGACCTGCGCCCGACCCGTGACTTCACCTTCGTCAAGGACACCGCGGCCGCCTTCCGCACCGTCGGCACCGCGCCCGCCGAGACCGTGGTCGGCAAGACCTTCAACGCCGGCACCGGCGGCGAGATCTCGGTCGGCGACCTGGTCACCCTGGTCGGCAAGCTGATGGGCGTCGACGTCACCGTCAAGGAGGACGAGCAGCGCATCCGCCCGGCCAACTCCGAGGTCATGCGCCTGGTCGCCGACGCCACCCGGCTGCGCACCGCCACCGGCTGGGCCCCGGGCCACTCCCTGGAGCAGGGCCTGGAGCAGACCATCGAGTTCTTCCGGGACCCGGCCAACCTGTCCCGGTACAAGACCGACCTGTACAACGTCTGA